The Echinicola rosea genome has a segment encoding these proteins:
- a CDS encoding glycoside hydrolase family 9 protein, whose product MLTILISLVSFLGFSAPHPSSADTVYFLVNQLGYLPEDAKSAVVFSRGTISERVQLICVETGEVQLEIKPQKNKNEGWGAFDYATVDFSSVEKESDYYLQTKRSKFRSPSFQINQNAYAHQQETLLEFMRQQRCGYNPTLDMVCHQHDGRAFFGPMPDSTFVDVSGGWHDAGDQLKYLITSSYATAHMLLAYEMYPDRFQDRVNALGQDGANSIPDILDEAKWGLDWILKMHPEPDQLFHQVADDRDHKGYKIPDQDNSDYGWGANSYRPVYFATGEPQGLQKYKSEATGLANLAGRCAAAMALAARIWENDVEDPLLAKKYREAAVSLYALGREQEGFQQGNSYSAPYRYNESTWADDMEWGAAELFKLTGEKRYLEQAKDYALQSNTADSWTVKDSTDHYRLYPFINMGHFVLHDLVDEPFQEKLESYYQVGIEYTLNRANKNPFQVGVPFIWCSNNLMTGLITQMILLKKMTGSNQYDGYLARQRDWLFGRNPWGTSMFTGMPAHGEFPEAVHTSLYVLLGLKVPGGLVDGPVYTSIYSNLLGLHLQEPDEFAEFQNEKVVYHDDSGDYSTNEPTMDGTAGAILMMTHWSE is encoded by the coding sequence ATGTTAACGATTTTAATTTCACTAGTAAGCTTTCTTGGTTTTTCGGCCCCTCATCCATCGAGTGCTGACACCGTTTATTTCCTTGTGAACCAATTGGGCTATCTGCCTGAAGATGCCAAAAGTGCCGTGGTGTTTAGCCGTGGAACCATCAGCGAGCGTGTACAGCTCATTTGTGTGGAGACAGGGGAGGTGCAGCTTGAAATCAAACCGCAAAAAAACAAAAATGAAGGTTGGGGAGCGTTTGATTATGCTACTGTAGATTTTTCATCTGTGGAGAAAGAGAGCGACTATTATTTACAAACAAAACGCTCAAAGTTCAGGTCCCCGTCTTTCCAAATTAATCAAAATGCCTATGCCCATCAGCAAGAGACTTTGCTGGAATTTATGCGGCAGCAGCGTTGTGGTTATAATCCTACCTTGGATATGGTCTGTCACCAGCATGACGGACGGGCGTTTTTTGGGCCGATGCCCGATAGCACGTTTGTGGATGTCAGTGGTGGATGGCACGATGCCGGTGACCAGTTAAAATACCTCATTACGTCAAGTTATGCTACGGCCCATATGCTGCTTGCCTACGAGATGTACCCGGATCGTTTTCAGGATAGGGTAAATGCTTTGGGACAAGATGGTGCAAATAGTATTCCTGATATCTTGGATGAGGCTAAATGGGGACTCGACTGGATATTAAAAATGCACCCAGAACCGGATCAACTTTTTCACCAAGTAGCCGATGACCGTGATCATAAAGGTTACAAAATCCCTGACCAAGACAATTCCGACTATGGCTGGGGAGCCAACAGCTACCGTCCGGTTTATTTTGCCACCGGGGAGCCGCAAGGTTTACAAAAGTATAAGAGCGAAGCTACTGGTCTGGCCAATTTGGCCGGGAGGTGTGCTGCGGCAATGGCCTTAGCTGCGCGGATATGGGAGAATGATGTGGAGGATCCCCTCTTGGCAAAAAAATACAGGGAGGCGGCAGTGAGCCTCTATGCCTTGGGTAGGGAGCAAGAAGGCTTCCAGCAGGGCAATTCCTATAGCGCGCCTTACCGCTACAATGAGTCCACTTGGGCAGATGACATGGAATGGGGAGCGGCAGAACTGTTTAAACTTACCGGTGAAAAAAGATATTTGGAGCAGGCCAAGGACTATGCCCTTCAGAGCAATACAGCCGATTCCTGGACGGTAAAGGATTCAACAGACCATTACAGGCTATACCCTTTTATCAATATGGGGCATTTTGTCCTTCATGACTTGGTGGACGAACCATTTCAGGAGAAATTGGAAAGTTATTACCAAGTCGGGATCGAATATACCCTCAATAGGGCCAATAAAAATCCTTTTCAGGTTGGTGTGCCTTTTATCTGGTGTTCCAATAACCTGATGACAGGCTTGATCACCCAAATGATCCTATTGAAGAAAATGACCGGAAGCAATCAATATGATGGCTATTTGGCACGTCAGCGGGATTGGCTTTTTGGGAGGAATCCTTGGGGCACATCCATGTTTACCGGAATGCCCGCCCATGGAGAATTTCCTGAGGCGGTACATACGAGCTTATATGTTTTGTTAGGGTTGAAGGTCCCGGGAGGATTGGTAGATGGGCCTGTTTACACGTCTATTTACAGCAATCTTCTCGGGCTTCATTTGCAGGAACCGGATGAATTTGCTGAATTTCAGAACGAGAAAGTGGTGTATCATGATGATTCGGGAGATTACAGCACCAATGAGCCCACGATGGATGGTACGGCAGGTGCCATACTGATGATGACACATTGGAGTGAGTGA
- the hflK gene encoding FtsH protease activity modulator HflK yields MSNRNFNINIDPDMIKRNLRKIILGLLIIVAAFSAIHTVGPEEEGVVIQMGKYNRTVPPGLNFTLPFGIEKMHKIPVQRQLKQEFGFRTSSPNQRSEYVKEGYIGESTMLTGDLNLTDVEWVVQYRINDSYKYLFKVRNADKTLRDMSEAAMRKIVGDRTVNEVLTVGRQEIASSVEQLLQELCDEYENGIRIDQVVLQDVNPPDPVKPSFNAVNEAQQERETLINQAEADYNRVIPRARGEALETIELAEAYALNRVNRAKGEAERFNSLFNAYQKAPEVTKQRIYLETMEKVLPKLDNKVIVDEEGNNVLPLLNLNKQGGTEK; encoded by the coding sequence ATGAGTAACAGAAATTTTAACATTAATATTGATCCCGACATGATCAAAAGGAACCTGAGAAAAATAATCTTGGGGCTTTTGATCATTGTTGCGGCATTCAGTGCTATCCATACGGTCGGGCCTGAAGAAGAGGGCGTCGTCATCCAAATGGGAAAATACAACCGGACAGTACCACCCGGTTTGAACTTTACCCTTCCTTTTGGCATCGAAAAAATGCACAAAATCCCCGTCCAAAGACAGCTAAAACAAGAATTTGGCTTCCGCACCAGCTCCCCCAATCAACGATCCGAATATGTCAAAGAAGGCTATATCGGTGAATCTACCATGCTCACGGGTGACCTGAACCTCACCGACGTAGAATGGGTGGTCCAGTACCGGATCAACGATTCCTACAAGTACCTGTTCAAAGTCCGAAATGCCGACAAGACACTTCGTGACATGTCCGAAGCGGCCATGCGGAAAATTGTCGGCGACCGCACCGTAAACGAGGTGCTGACTGTAGGCAGGCAAGAAATTGCCAGTAGTGTAGAGCAACTCTTGCAAGAACTGTGTGACGAATATGAAAACGGCATTCGGATCGACCAAGTGGTCCTTCAGGATGTCAATCCACCAGACCCCGTAAAACCATCCTTTAACGCTGTCAACGAAGCGCAGCAAGAACGGGAAACGCTGATCAACCAAGCAGAAGCCGATTACAACCGTGTCATCCCTCGGGCTCGTGGCGAAGCATTAGAGACGATCGAACTGGCAGAAGCCTATGCCCTGAACAGGGTAAACCGCGCCAAAGGAGAAGCTGAACGCTTTAATTCACTTTTTAATGCATACCAAAAGGCTCCTGAAGTAACCAAACAGCGAATCTATTTGGAAACCATGGAAAAAGTATTGCCCAAACTGGACAATAAGGTAATCGTCGATGAAGAAGGCAATAATGTTTTACCATTGCTTAACCTGAACAAACAAGGAGGTACCGAAAAATGA
- a CDS encoding SusC/RagA family TonB-linked outer membrane protein → MKKLLRCCFVAVCFLLFHLQVFAQTVTISGTVSSADDGGTLPGASILVKGTTRGVTTDVDGNYQIQAERGEVLVFSFIGMIAQEREVGDQTTVNVALEAEAKSLEEVVVVGYGTQKRSDLTGAVSTVDTEVLESRPITDVGRGLQGTTPGLTITTPSGQIGQNPSIRLRGMTGTLSNSGGAQPLILVDNVEVPNLQLINPEDIESISVLKDAASASIYGSRGAWGVILITTKTGKKGEAPKVSYSNNFSWATPTKTPVIADAAEGAEMAFSALQRTNPSTNVFGVVGMYFDQEGIQKMREWEQQYGGQDLGNEMVLGRDFEIRDGRLFFYRPWDAGDMFMRDWTPQQKHDVSVSGGSDKTTYRLGVGYLGQNGVLKVNPDEFNRYSVDLSVNTSVTDWMDVRGKVLYSKTKFTRPFYFSSETYDPWYYLFRWPKTYPYGTYEGYPFRSAVTEVSQAKMNEESTSMSRINLGTTIRPVEGLSINANYTFDSNNFHDHRTGGVISAYNFWATGADLEYAPYSSASYNRVEYRSSWSNRNVGKLFATYEKSAGDHEMKFMAGGDIEAYEYWYQSSQRRDLMDLDRGELDLASGDQFVDGSRNQWSTMGVFGRINYNYMQKYFLELNGRYDGSSRLSPTDRWAFFPSMSAGYVITEEPFMEPVTNVMSFMKLRASWGAIGNQNAYLSDIYRIMNSYSSGWLVGSDNQLTFGTPGALPSSLTWETVTTLDFGFDSRFFQDKLGVTFDWYRRTTSDMHSAGAVLPASYGTSATKQNLGELETTGWELAVDYSHSFSNGFNLNATAMLSDFKERITEFADNTSIYSNRKGRVLGEIWGYETDRLFTNDDFVQDANGELITENGKYVLKEGIPSQSLYESGWFFYGPGDVKYKDLNGDGEITYGSNTVEDHGDLKVIGNSTPRYQYGFRLGGDYKGIDFSFFIQGVGKRDYWANGPLFVPGYRPGEAWFAHQQDYWTPENPDAFYPRPTDAGQSSNSRNFLRQTRYLLDMSYMRMKNITIGYSLPQSVIGKLNIDKVRVYFSGENLFEFDNLDLPIDPEVDYTSSGLNDSNTFGRVYPYSRNLSFGLQVTL, encoded by the coding sequence ATGAAAAAACTTTTACGCTGTTGCTTCGTGGCAGTTTGTTTTCTCCTGTTCCATTTGCAGGTGTTTGCACAGACCGTGACCATATCTGGGACGGTCTCCAGTGCCGATGATGGAGGGACTTTGCCCGGAGCGAGTATCTTGGTAAAAGGAACCACCAGGGGTGTGACCACCGATGTGGATGGGAATTATCAGATCCAAGCCGAGCGTGGTGAGGTGCTGGTGTTTAGCTTTATCGGCATGATCGCTCAGGAACGTGAAGTAGGAGACCAGACGACTGTTAACGTGGCGTTGGAAGCAGAGGCCAAGTCACTGGAAGAAGTGGTGGTCGTGGGTTATGGTACGCAGAAGCGCAGTGACCTTACCGGAGCCGTGTCCACGGTGGATACCGAAGTACTGGAATCACGTCCAATTACGGATGTTGGCCGTGGCCTTCAGGGGACTACCCCGGGACTGACCATCACCACGCCGAGTGGACAGATCGGCCAAAATCCATCCATCAGGCTACGGGGCATGACAGGTACCTTGAGTAATTCTGGAGGTGCCCAGCCGCTGATTTTGGTGGATAACGTGGAAGTGCCCAACCTGCAACTGATCAACCCGGAGGACATAGAGTCCATTTCAGTACTGAAAGATGCTGCTTCGGCGTCGATTTATGGCTCCCGAGGTGCTTGGGGGGTGATTCTGATTACCACCAAAACAGGCAAAAAAGGAGAAGCTCCGAAAGTAAGCTATTCCAATAACTTTTCTTGGGCCACGCCTACCAAAACACCGGTAATCGCGGATGCTGCCGAAGGAGCCGAAATGGCCTTTAGTGCACTTCAACGTACGAATCCTTCCACCAATGTTTTTGGTGTAGTAGGGATGTATTTTGACCAAGAGGGCATTCAAAAGATGCGTGAATGGGAACAACAATATGGTGGTCAAGACCTTGGCAACGAAATGGTGCTGGGGAGGGATTTTGAGATCCGTGACGGTCGTCTTTTCTTCTATCGCCCTTGGGATGCAGGAGATATGTTTATGCGAGATTGGACACCACAGCAAAAGCACGATGTATCCGTGTCCGGCGGTAGTGACAAGACCACTTACCGTTTGGGAGTAGGATATTTGGGCCAGAATGGTGTGCTCAAAGTAAATCCCGATGAATTTAATCGCTATTCAGTAGACTTGAGTGTGAATACTTCTGTAACGGACTGGATGGATGTACGGGGAAAAGTGCTTTACAGTAAAACCAAATTTACCCGTCCGTTTTATTTTAGCTCTGAAACCTATGATCCTTGGTATTATCTGTTCAGATGGCCGAAAACCTATCCTTATGGTACATATGAAGGCTATCCCTTCAGAAGTGCAGTGACGGAAGTAAGTCAGGCGAAAATGAATGAGGAATCCACTTCTATGAGCCGAATCAATCTGGGAACCACCATTAGACCGGTAGAGGGATTAAGCATTAATGCCAACTATACCTTTGACTCCAACAATTTCCATGATCATAGAACAGGAGGCGTGATTTCAGCTTATAATTTCTGGGCTACTGGAGCCGATCTTGAATATGCTCCATATTCAAGTGCGTCCTATAATAGAGTGGAATACCGTTCTTCTTGGAGCAATAGGAATGTGGGAAAACTCTTTGCAACCTATGAGAAAAGTGCCGGCGACCATGAAATGAAGTTTATGGCAGGCGGAGATATAGAAGCTTACGAATACTGGTACCAAAGCAGTCAAAGAAGGGACTTGATGGACCTAGATCGTGGGGAGCTGGACTTGGCTTCCGGTGATCAGTTTGTGGATGGATCACGGAACCAATGGTCCACCATGGGGGTATTTGGTAGGATCAATTATAACTACATGCAAAAATACTTCCTTGAACTCAATGGACGATATGATGGATCTTCTAGGTTGTCCCCGACAGACCGATGGGCGTTTTTCCCATCTATGTCAGCAGGGTATGTGATTACGGAGGAGCCGTTTATGGAGCCTGTAACCAATGTGATGTCGTTCATGAAGTTGCGTGCCTCTTGGGGTGCGATAGGTAACCAGAATGCTTATTTGAGCGATATTTACCGGATCATGAACTCCTATTCTTCAGGGTGGCTTGTCGGCAGCGACAATCAGCTGACCTTTGGTACTCCCGGTGCATTGCCTTCATCCTTGACTTGGGAGACGGTGACCACTTTGGATTTTGGATTTGATTCCCGGTTTTTTCAGGATAAGCTAGGCGTGACATTTGACTGGTATCGAAGAACTACCAGTGATATGCACAGTGCCGGTGCTGTACTGCCTGCGTCCTACGGTACCAGTGCTACTAAGCAAAACTTAGGAGAGTTGGAGACCACTGGTTGGGAATTGGCAGTGGATTATTCCCATTCCTTTTCCAATGGCTTTAACCTTAATGCCACGGCCATGCTTTCGGATTTCAAAGAGCGAATTACTGAATTTGCGGACAATACCAGTATTTATTCCAATCGCAAAGGACGAGTTCTTGGCGAAATTTGGGGATATGAAACGGACAGGTTGTTTACCAACGACGACTTTGTGCAGGATGCAAATGGAGAGTTGATTACCGAAAACGGTAAATATGTCCTGAAAGAAGGTATTCCTTCCCAATCACTTTATGAAAGCGGGTGGTTCTTTTATGGCCCAGGGGATGTAAAATACAAAGACCTTAACGGGGATGGAGAAATCACCTATGGATCCAATACGGTAGAAGATCACGGAGACCTCAAGGTAATCGGTAACTCTACACCTCGTTACCAATATGGATTTAGATTAGGAGGAGATTATAAAGGAATCGATTTTAGCTTCTTTATCCAAGGTGTAGGCAAGCGGGATTACTGGGCGAATGGGCCGCTTTTCGTTCCCGGTTACCGTCCGGGAGAGGCATGGTTTGCGCATCAGCAAGACTACTGGACGCCAGAGAATCCAGACGCTTTCTACCCACGTCCTACGGATGCTGGCCAATCCAGCAATTCACGTAACTTCTTGAGGCAGACACGCTACTTGCTGGACATGTCCTATATGAGAATGAAAAACATCACTATAGGCTATTCCCTACCGCAATCCGTTATAGGAAAATTAAACATTGATAAGGTGAGGGTTTATTTCAGTGGAGAAAACCTGTTTGAGTTTGATAACCTCGACCTTCCTATTGACCCGGAAGTGGATTATACCAGTTCAGGATTAAATGACTCCAACACCTTTGGCAGGGTTTATCCTTACAGCAGGAACCTTTCTTTCGGTTTGCAGGTGACACTTTAA
- the hflC gene encoding protease modulator HflC, which yields MKKRIIIYIVVGIALLITVNSSIFIQDETQQSIVTQFGKPIGEPRTTPGINFKVPFLQKVQFFDKRYLEWDGDRNQVPTKDKKFIFVDTYARWEITDPLQFFIRLRDERSAQSRLDDILDGETRNAIASHNLLDVVRSTNRDPEVTEDFMEELEVLEEITVGREKIEEIVLSKANERTTDLGVRILDFKFKRMNYVNEVRDRVYDRMISERNRIADQFRSEGQGEARKIQGDKERDLAQIQSEAFREAEEIKGRADAEATDIYASAYNQNRQSIELYKFLRTMESFEKSLDENTSIILSTDSEFFRFLNRLN from the coding sequence ATGAAAAAGCGCATTATCATCTATATCGTTGTAGGGATCGCCCTACTGATCACCGTAAATAGCAGCATCTTTATTCAAGATGAAACCCAGCAGTCCATCGTGACACAATTTGGGAAACCCATTGGGGAACCCCGCACTACGCCAGGGATCAACTTCAAAGTACCTTTTTTGCAAAAAGTACAGTTCTTTGACAAAAGGTACCTGGAATGGGACGGTGACCGAAACCAAGTCCCCACCAAAGACAAGAAATTCATTTTCGTGGACACCTACGCCCGCTGGGAAATTACGGATCCATTGCAGTTTTTCATCCGTCTTAGGGACGAAAGGTCTGCCCAATCCAGACTGGATGATATCCTCGACGGAGAGACCCGAAATGCCATTGCCAGTCATAACCTCCTGGATGTGGTACGCTCTACCAACCGCGACCCCGAGGTAACCGAAGACTTTATGGAAGAACTGGAAGTCCTGGAAGAAATCACTGTCGGCCGTGAAAAAATCGAAGAAATCGTGCTTTCCAAGGCCAATGAAAGAACAACAGATCTGGGTGTCCGCATCCTTGACTTCAAATTCAAGCGCATGAATTATGTAAATGAAGTAAGGGACAGGGTATATGACCGAATGATCAGTGAACGAAATCGTATCGCCGATCAGTTCCGCTCAGAGGGGCAAGGTGAAGCCCGAAAAATCCAAGGGGACAAGGAAAGAGACCTCGCCCAAATCCAATCTGAAGCCTTTCGTGAGGCAGAAGAGATCAAAGGCCGTGCTGATGCTGAAGCTACCGACATCTATGCCTCAGCGTATAATCAAAACAGGCAATCAATCGAACTCTATAAATTTCTCCGAACCATGGAAAGCTTCGAAAAATCACTTGATGAAAACACCAGTATCATCCTGTCCACAGACTCTGAGTTTTTCAGGTTTTTAAACAGGTTAAACTAA
- a CDS encoding polysaccharide deacetylase family protein yields METSVLFTSAARATVLTLCWLLALEVAGQPGKGQLISHGAVIRGDTAKRQLALVFTGHQFAEGGSAILKALEEEQVKASFFFTGDFYRRIAFRPLIEDIKRRGHYLGAHSDKHLLYCDWEQRDRLLVSKQEFAEDLKNNYREMAKFGIGKEDARCYLPPYEWYNDSISKWTAEMGLQLVNFTPGTRSNADYTSPEMENYVSSEAILRSIMDQETSKGLSGFILLMHIGVSPKRTDKFYDKLPILISTLRQRGYHLVTVDELLCLQH; encoded by the coding sequence ATGGAAACTTCTGTGCTGTTTACAAGTGCTGCAAGGGCCACTGTGCTGACCTTGTGTTGGCTGCTTGCTTTAGAAGTGGCTGGTCAACCAGGTAAAGGGCAGCTCATTTCCCATGGAGCGGTCATTAGAGGGGATACTGCTAAAAGGCAATTGGCACTGGTGTTTACAGGGCATCAATTTGCGGAAGGCGGATCGGCCATTTTGAAAGCACTGGAAGAGGAGCAGGTCAAGGCTTCCTTTTTCTTTACGGGTGATTTCTATCGAAGGATTGCTTTTCGACCACTGATAGAAGATATTAAGCGGCGCGGGCATTACCTGGGAGCGCATTCGGATAAACACTTGCTTTATTGTGATTGGGAGCAGCGAGACCGTCTTTTGGTCAGCAAGCAGGAATTTGCGGAGGACCTGAAAAACAATTACCGTGAGATGGCGAAGTTTGGTATTGGAAAAGAGGATGCCAGATGCTATTTGCCTCCTTATGAGTGGTATAACGATTCGATCAGTAAGTGGACAGCAGAAATGGGACTCCAGTTGGTGAATTTCACGCCCGGCACTCGCTCCAATGCAGATTATACATCCCCAGAGATGGAGAATTATGTGAGCAGTGAAGCAATACTAAGAAGTATTATGGATCAGGAAACCTCCAAGGGACTGAGTGGCTTTATACTCCTGATGCATATTGGCGTAAGCCCCAAAAGAACCGATAAGTTTTATGATAAATTACCTATATTGATTAGTACATTACGACAAAGAGGATACCACCTCGTGACCGTGGATGAATTGCTTTGTTTGCAGCATTAA
- a CDS encoding RagB/SusD family nutrient uptake outer membrane protein, with the protein MKIRILTLLAAIVTLVSCEDFLEKPPLDELTDETYWSSENNVRSFSWGFYTAYFSGYGSGYAWGDFFSGQSLNDDFGPTSPSQFRQNIPTGATSSYWTFAWVRKANIFLERIQTVPMDEEAINHWSGVARFFRAMEYHDLVKQFGDVPWYDHELDETNEEDLYRPRDPREFVMDRVLEDLQFAADNVRQVDGDPGLSVNRDVVLAFMSRIMLFEGTWQKYHEGNTEKAQSYLEAAKWAANEIISAGNYSLDNYREVFTSLNLSGNPEVILYRHYEPGLVTHALNSYNNKEPQTGVSKDAVESYLASDGLPITISPLYQGDKGIDNVMANRDGRVYGTLVTDELRLNGILSNYSTTGYATLKFLNEEIKDDPEGSSNLNYTDSPVMRYGEVLMNYAEAVVELATVGGPAMTQADLDMSINVLRDRPGVGMPHLTLVGNEPGVNGVAYDDPERDPDVPSLIWEIRRERRIELMMEGFRLDDLKRWEKLEYSDTEANEDINRGAWIDKADYPDLQSSVTLTDGETGYIIPATAAASQRRFEDPKVYLDPIPLDQITLYDEHGVTLEQNPGWEQ; encoded by the coding sequence ATGAAAATCAGAATATTAACATTATTAGCAGCAATTGTGACATTGGTGAGTTGTGAGGATTTTCTCGAAAAACCACCATTGGATGAGCTAACAGACGAGACGTATTGGTCCAGTGAAAATAACGTAAGAAGTTTTTCGTGGGGATTTTATACGGCTTACTTTAGTGGTTACGGTTCTGGGTATGCCTGGGGAGATTTTTTCTCCGGACAAAGCCTAAACGATGACTTTGGCCCTACCAGTCCGTCTCAGTTTAGACAAAATATCCCTACAGGGGCAACAAGTTCCTACTGGACTTTTGCTTGGGTAAGAAAGGCCAATATTTTCTTGGAAAGGATTCAAACTGTTCCAATGGATGAAGAAGCCATCAATCATTGGTCAGGAGTAGCACGTTTTTTTAGGGCTATGGAGTATCATGACCTCGTGAAGCAGTTTGGAGATGTTCCTTGGTACGACCATGAACTGGACGAAACCAATGAAGAAGACCTCTACCGGCCAAGAGATCCCCGCGAGTTTGTGATGGACAGGGTATTGGAAGATCTTCAATTTGCGGCTGACAATGTCCGTCAAGTAGATGGAGATCCTGGCCTTTCTGTAAATCGCGATGTTGTGTTGGCGTTTATGTCCAGAATTATGCTATTCGAAGGGACATGGCAAAAATACCATGAGGGAAACACGGAGAAGGCCCAGTCTTATCTGGAAGCAGCCAAATGGGCTGCCAACGAAATTATCAGTGCGGGGAATTATTCACTGGACAACTACAGGGAAGTTTTTACCTCTCTCAATCTTTCCGGAAATCCTGAAGTGATCCTTTATAGACACTATGAACCTGGATTGGTAACACATGCGCTCAATAGCTATAACAACAAGGAACCACAAACAGGTGTCTCCAAAGATGCCGTAGAAAGCTACTTGGCCAGTGATGGTCTGCCAATTACTATATCGCCTCTATATCAGGGAGACAAGGGGATAGATAATGTGATGGCCAATCGCGATGGAAGGGTTTACGGTACCTTGGTGACGGATGAGTTGCGGCTCAATGGAATCTTGTCAAATTACAGTACCACGGGCTATGCCACCCTTAAATTTCTCAATGAAGAAATCAAGGACGACCCAGAAGGCAGCTCTAACCTGAACTATACCGATTCCCCTGTAATGCGCTATGGTGAAGTGCTGATGAACTATGCTGAGGCAGTTGTAGAATTGGCCACTGTGGGTGGACCTGCCATGACTCAGGCTGATTTGGATATGTCCATCAATGTCCTGCGCGATCGCCCTGGAGTAGGAATGCCTCACTTGACACTGGTGGGCAATGAGCCAGGTGTGAACGGGGTGGCCTATGATGATCCGGAAAGAGATCCAGATGTGCCTTCTTTGATCTGGGAGATCAGAAGGGAGCGAAGGATTGAACTGATGATGGAAGGCTTTCGATTGGATGACCTGAAGCGTTGGGAAAAGCTGGAATATAGCGATACCGAAGCCAATGAGGATATCAACCGTGGTGCTTGGATCGACAAGGCAGATTATCCAGACCTACAAAGTAGTGTGACGCTAACTGACGGTGAGACAGGCTATATCATTCCCGCCACAGCAGCGGCATCACAAAGGAGGTTTGAAGATCCCAAAGTGTATTTGGATCCTATTCCCTTGGACCAAATCACCCTTTATGATGAACACGGGGTGACGCTTGAGCAGAATCCAGGCTGGGAGCAGTAG